In Aciduliprofundum sp. MAR08-339, a single window of DNA contains:
- a CDS encoding TIGR00341 family protein: protein MKRVTVIAQKSEMDRVRNAAGDFIYNVELLENDLVRVDIYVNDALLDKLIPKLENSVDLRHKDSVIEVSSPDFIISSSLKRKERKAGSERATVEELLASSKKYAKIDFGKTLLTIIAGLIALIGLFLNNVPIIIGAMLLSPLLGPIYSFVINTSVGREKDAFLSIANLTIMLILVLITSSIATLTISAFMHLSLTTEILLRFDTNPIYIIMALLLGFAAVFAYAKGLSESIAGIAIAAAILPPMVVSGIALALYMDYLLRPLILSMENIVGLVAGGLIAIIVLRIEPRRYYEKARARKMRRRTYLTLTVLLAILVLLAITI, encoded by the coding sequence GTGAAGCGTGTAACGGTCATAGCCCAGAAATCTGAAATGGACAGGGTAAGAAATGCTGCGGGGGATTTTATTTACAATGTTGAGTTGTTGGAGAATGACCTGGTCCGGGTGGACATATACGTGAATGATGCCCTGCTGGATAAGTTAATTCCCAAACTTGAGAACTCTGTGGATTTGAGGCATAAGGATAGTGTGATAGAGGTATCTTCACCGGATTTCATCATCTCCTCATCCCTCAAGAGAAAGGAGAGAAAAGCAGGCTCTGAGAGAGCAACAGTGGAAGAACTTTTGGCATCCTCCAAAAAATATGCAAAGATTGATTTTGGGAAAACCCTGCTCACTATAATAGCGGGTCTGATAGCCCTCATAGGCCTGTTCCTCAACAATGTGCCCATTATCATAGGTGCCATGCTTCTATCACCTCTCCTGGGTCCAATTTACAGTTTTGTCATAAATACCTCTGTGGGAAGAGAAAAGGATGCATTTTTGAGCATAGCAAATCTCACCATAATGCTCATCCTCGTGCTCATAACCTCTTCCATAGCAACCCTGACAATCTCCGCCTTCATGCACCTCTCACTCACCACGGAGATCCTTCTGAGGTTCGATACAAATCCAATATACATCATTATGGCCCTTCTCCTTGGATTTGCCGCGGTTTTCGCCTACGCCAAGGGATTATCCGAAAGCATTGCCGGTATTGCAATAGCCGCCGCCATTTTGCCTCCCATGGTTGTCTCCGGTATAGCCCTGGCACTGTATATGGATTATCTGCTGAGACCATTGATTTTGAGTATGGAGAACATAGTTGGCCTGGTGGCTGGGGGACTCATTGCAATCATAGTCCTGCGCATAGAACCCCGCAGATACTACGAAAAGGCCCGGGCAAGGAAAATGAGAAGAAGGACTTATCTCACCTTGACAGTTCTGCTGGCAATTCTTGTGCTTCTGGCCATCACAATTTAG
- a CDS encoding aminotransferase class I/II-fold pyridoxal phosphate-dependent enzyme, with protein MSEKTLHLKKMLEEMKERGETWELLRLFGPSTHRVVVEGKEAVMLASNNYLDLANDPRLKEAAKEAIEKYGWGAGSDWSIAGYTDLQEKLHKKIAEFKETAAGLAFQTGFATNAGTLAKIVGKGDVVVSDELNHGSIIDGIRLSRADKVIYKHLDMGDLEDKLRQVHDKYEHILVVTDGVFSMDGDIAPMDEIVKLADEYGAMTYVDDSHGEGVLGEGRGIGHHFGVQKKIDFQMGTFSKALGSMGGMLAGEEYVIEYVYNTARTWLLSAAYPPAVTAANIKSLEIVMQEKDRVQRLWDNRNYFKKELESLGFDTWKSQTPIVPVMVRDSKKAKDLAHMLFEDGVFALPIVFPMVPRGLERIRNQVSAGHTKEDLDYALNAYERAGKKLGLI; from the coding sequence ATGAGTGAGAAAACTTTGCATCTCAAAAAAATGCTGGAGGAGATGAAAGAGCGTGGTGAGACCTGGGAACTTTTGCGTCTTTTTGGGCCATCCACGCACAGGGTGGTTGTTGAAGGAAAAGAGGCCGTGATGCTTGCCTCAAACAATTATCTTGATCTGGCCAATGATCCAAGGCTCAAGGAGGCTGCCAAGGAAGCCATAGAGAAGTACGGCTGGGGTGCTGGAAGTGACTGGAGCATTGCCGGCTATACCGATTTGCAGGAAAAACTGCACAAAAAAATCGCCGAGTTCAAGGAGACTGCTGCGGGTCTGGCGTTTCAGACGGGATTTGCAACCAATGCTGGAACCCTTGCCAAAATTGTGGGTAAGGGAGATGTGGTTGTGAGCGATGAACTCAATCACGGGAGCATAATTGATGGCATACGCCTATCCAGAGCGGATAAGGTGATATACAAGCACCTTGACATGGGAGACCTGGAGGATAAGTTGAGGCAGGTGCATGACAAGTATGAGCACATTTTAGTTGTGACAGATGGAGTGTTCAGCATGGATGGAGATATAGCTCCCATGGATGAGATTGTGAAGCTCGCGGATGAGTATGGGGCCATGACCTACGTGGATGATTCCCACGGCGAGGGTGTTCTTGGAGAGGGTCGTGGCATAGGACACCATTTCGGAGTGCAGAAGAAGATTGATTTTCAGATGGGTACATTCTCAAAGGCTCTTGGCTCCATGGGAGGTATGCTGGCGGGAGAGGAATATGTTATTGAATACGTTTACAACACCGCACGCACGTGGCTTCTCAGTGCTGCTTACCCACCTGCGGTTACCGCGGCAAACATAAAATCCCTGGAAATTGTGATGCAGGAGAAGGATCGCGTGCAGCGCCTGTGGGACAATCGCAACTACTTCAAGAAGGAACTTGAGAGTCTGGGATTTGACACCTGGAAGAGCCAGACACCCATTGTACCGGTGATGGTGCGCGATTCCAAGAAGGCCAAGGATCTCGCTCATATGCTCTTCGAGGATGGCGTGTTTGCTCTACCCATAGTGTTCCCGATGGTTCCAAGGGGATTGGAGAGAATAAGAAATCAGGTGAGTGCAGGCCACACGAAGGAGGATCTTGATTACGCTCTCAACGCCTACGAGCGTGCCGGTAAGAAACTTGGGTTGATATAA
- a CDS encoding serpin family protein, which yields MAPEKFAASLLTLLFLAAGIGASIFRPENTQEYGHSPPRNVEVIANISTTFALKLFNEFSGENIVFSPLSIWIALAMAYEGAGGETAMDMQKVLGYPENRTVLHESIGYLLHNLCDNTQYTLKIANSIWPSIQYPINESYISLIKKYYDAYEQNLNYEYAELARKTINSWVENYTEGKIKEVIPEGGLSPFTILVLVNAIYLKAIWTQKFDPNRTYDDYFYTPGGKVKVPMMHTQGNFEYVEDNSFQVLKLPYRGNRLSMLIILPKSRSTNIHLSVDKIREWREKMKVHRVKVILPRFKITSHFNLKKVLQRLGLRNAFTKDVNFQGIGKGVYINNVFHKAYIRVGENGTEAAAATAVGVGATAYLPYEYEFRADHPFVFLIQDDVTGAILFMGEVADPSS from the coding sequence ATGGCCCCCGAGAAATTTGCCGCTTCACTCCTAACTCTCCTATTCCTCGCTGCGGGCATAGGGGCATCAATTTTTCGTCCAGAAAACACGCAGGAATATGGACATTCTCCCCCAAGAAATGTGGAGGTTATTGCAAATATAAGCACAACCTTTGCCTTAAAATTATTCAACGAATTTAGTGGAGAAAACATCGTTTTCTCACCTCTAAGCATATGGATAGCCCTGGCCATGGCCTATGAAGGAGCGGGGGGCGAGACTGCCATGGATATGCAGAAGGTGCTGGGCTATCCTGAAAATAGAACGGTATTGCACGAGAGCATAGGGTACTTGCTTCACAATCTGTGCGACAATACCCAATACACCCTCAAAATTGCAAATTCAATATGGCCAAGCATCCAGTATCCCATAAACGAAAGTTACATTTCACTCATAAAGAAGTATTACGATGCCTACGAGCAGAATTTGAATTATGAGTATGCAGAACTGGCGAGGAAAACAATAAATTCATGGGTGGAAAATTACACAGAGGGAAAGATAAAAGAGGTGATTCCCGAGGGAGGGTTGAGCCCTTTCACCATACTTGTGCTTGTAAATGCCATATACCTCAAAGCGATATGGACGCAGAAATTTGACCCAAATAGGACATACGATGATTATTTTTACACCCCCGGTGGTAAGGTTAAGGTACCTATGATGCACACACAGGGAAATTTTGAGTATGTAGAGGATAACAGCTTTCAGGTTCTGAAACTTCCGTACAGGGGAAACAGGCTTTCAATGCTAATCATTCTACCAAAAAGCAGGAGCACAAATATTCACTTAAGCGTGGATAAAATAAGGGAATGGAGAGAGAAAATGAAAGTGCATAGAGTGAAGGTAATTCTACCCAGATTTAAGATCACCTCACACTTCAATTTGAAGAAAGTACTTCAAAGATTAGGGCTCAGAAACGCATTCACCAAGGATGTAAATTTTCAGGGCATAGGAAAAGGCGTTTACATAAACAATGTGTTTCACAAGGCATATATAAGAGTGGGTGAAAATGGTACGGAGGCGGCCGCTGCCACTGCGGTGGGCGTAGGCGCCACAGCGTACCTTCCCTACGAGTATGAATTCAGAGCGGATCATCCATTTGTGTTCCTTATTCAAGACGATGTCACCGGTGCGATCCTGTTTATGGGGGAGGTCGCAGATCCTTCATCTTAA
- a CDS encoding TldD/PmbA family protein, producing MNLIRYGEKFFDEIEIATYRKKETSVDIELNQVSLSSTSDRTITVIRGIKDKRVGIYIVDSNDENEIKRGIEMASKSARMNEPDERWVSLPGEQKYANVKIEVSDELKNLSPDILVNMANEAIKEIKTRDENAMVAGGAAGSFWSENRIMNSRGVDVLQEFGGTFFYLYAIGRKDGVVTPGIMEFDVRRDTNISTDSVVNSILERLKYAYRVVKTEDGTNDVMLEPLALAELIYFALLPALNGEKKVKGTSPLANMVNEKILHEKINMVDDPWHPLSTSPVIADDEGVASRKNVMFQNGVFKGFLWDNYWGNVSGEGSTGNGIRSLVTGGISIGAHNLVIEAGNISREDLLSDMKNGLIVSGFQGAHSSNPDTGDFSVVANPAFRVEYGKIVGSTVFMMSGNIYNLLKNVKDISSTQKNIVMMGNGTMPDILFENVKIAPVSK from the coding sequence ATGAATCTCATAAGGTATGGTGAGAAGTTCTTTGATGAGATTGAGATTGCAACCTACAGAAAGAAGGAAACCTCCGTGGACATTGAACTCAATCAGGTATCTTTATCATCCACAAGCGATAGAACCATAACCGTGATTAGGGGTATTAAGGATAAACGGGTGGGCATATACATAGTGGATAGCAACGATGAAAATGAGATAAAGCGGGGCATAGAGATGGCATCAAAGAGCGCCAGGATGAACGAGCCTGACGAGAGGTGGGTTAGCCTGCCCGGGGAGCAAAAATACGCCAATGTGAAAATTGAGGTCAGCGATGAACTAAAAAATCTGAGCCCAGATATTCTGGTAAATATGGCCAATGAAGCAATAAAGGAGATAAAAACGAGGGATGAAAACGCCATGGTGGCTGGGGGTGCCGCAGGAAGTTTTTGGTCCGAAAACAGAATAATGAACTCCCGGGGAGTGGATGTGCTTCAGGAATTCGGAGGCACGTTCTTCTACCTCTACGCCATAGGCAGAAAGGATGGTGTGGTCACCCCAGGGATCATGGAGTTTGATGTTCGCAGGGATACAAATATTTCCACTGATTCTGTGGTGAATTCCATACTTGAGAGACTTAAATACGCCTACAGGGTTGTAAAAACAGAGGATGGAACGAATGATGTTATGCTTGAGCCTCTGGCACTTGCAGAACTGATATACTTCGCCCTTTTGCCAGCCCTAAACGGTGAAAAAAAGGTAAAGGGCACTTCCCCTCTGGCAAATATGGTTAACGAGAAGATTTTGCATGAGAAGATAAACATGGTGGATGACCCATGGCACCCCCTCAGCACATCTCCAGTCATAGCGGATGATGAGGGTGTGGCCTCAAGGAAAAATGTGATGTTCCAGAACGGTGTTTTCAAGGGATTCCTCTGGGACAATTACTGGGGAAATGTTAGCGGTGAGGGAAGTACCGGGAATGGAATAAGAAGTCTGGTAACCGGCGGGATAAGCATAGGTGCTCACAACCTCGTAATAGAAGCAGGAAATATATCAAGGGAGGATTTACTCAGCGATATGAAAAATGGTCTGATTGTGTCAGGGTTCCAGGGTGCGCATTCGAGCAACCCAGATACGGGGGATTTCAGCGTGGTGGCAAATCCCGCATTCAGGGTTGAATATGGAAAAATAGTGGGCTCCACAGTGTTCATGATGTCAGGTAACATTTACAACCTTTTGAAGAACGTGAAGGATATTTCCAGCACTCAGAAAAACATAGTGATGATGGGTAATGGAACAATGCCGGATATACTGTTTGAGAATGTGAAAATCGCACCGGTGAGCAAATGA
- the fni gene encoding type 2 isopentenyl-diphosphate Delta-isomerase, which yields MIEDRKLEHIKICADKDVVAHHNYWDDVLLKHETIPRVDLEDIRLDVNFLGRKLNYPIIIDAMTGGHRIAKVINENLAKAAEELGIGMAVGSQRAAIENKELEDTYSIITKYEVPLRIGNLGAPQFALGYGEEEIRRAMEMIDAHAMDIHFNYLQEAIQPEGDTKVSGLKDKLKNLAKRYPLIAKETGAGISRIASEFFKNAGFKAIDVSGVSGTSFAAVEYYRGGDEGQLFWDWGLPAPYSLHILRDLDMPLIGSGGIRNGLDAAKALALGASVVGIARILLKPAMKSHKDVIEVLKRVVKEMRIAIFLSGFSGVADMKNAEYVVRGELALWLKRL from the coding sequence ATGATAGAGGATCGCAAACTGGAGCACATAAAAATATGCGCAGATAAAGATGTTGTGGCCCATCACAATTACTGGGACGATGTACTGCTCAAGCATGAAACCATACCAAGGGTGGATCTTGAGGATATTCGCTTAGATGTGAATTTTCTGGGGAGGAAACTGAATTATCCAATAATAATAGATGCTATGACAGGAGGTCACAGAATCGCGAAGGTGATAAACGAGAACCTTGCAAAGGCGGCTGAGGAACTGGGCATAGGTATGGCGGTGGGCTCCCAGAGGGCTGCCATAGAGAATAAAGAACTGGAGGATACATATTCCATAATTACCAAGTACGAGGTTCCACTTCGCATAGGGAATCTGGGTGCTCCTCAATTTGCCCTTGGCTACGGTGAGGAGGAGATAAGAAGGGCCATGGAGATGATAGATGCCCATGCCATGGACATACATTTCAACTACCTTCAGGAGGCCATTCAGCCTGAGGGAGATACGAAGGTTTCTGGGTTGAAGGACAAACTGAAAAATCTTGCGAAAAGGTATCCGCTTATAGCCAAGGAAACCGGGGCAGGGATAAGCAGAATCGCTAGTGAGTTCTTCAAAAATGCTGGATTTAAGGCGATAGATGTCAGCGGGGTGAGTGGTACAAGTTTTGCAGCCGTGGAATACTATCGTGGTGGTGACGAGGGCCAGTTGTTCTGGGACTGGGGACTGCCAGCACCCTATTCTCTCCACATTTTAAGAGATCTGGATATGCCATTGATAGGAAGTGGGGGAATAAGAAACGGACTTGATGCTGCCAAGGCCCTAGCCCTTGGTGCCAGCGTGGTTGGCATTGCAAGGATACTTCTCAAGCCAGCCATGAAGTCCCATAAAGATGTGATTGAAGTATTGAAAAGAGTAGTGAAAGAGATGCGCATAGCAATATTCCTCTCAGGATTCTCAGGTGTAGCGGATATGAAAAATGCGGAATATGTGGTAAGGGGTGAACTGGCCCTATGGTTGAAACGATTATAG
- a CDS encoding HAD family hydrolase, translating into MPCLIFDVDDTLVEYVDFDMREWYEFIARPVAERHGIPLSFDTWKKIIEGEVSRRYSENYGVEASVFWREVDERNLEYRKEMLYEGRLRAYPDTDVLKSLEGKKCAWSVSSEECIKFVLSTFNLLDYFDFIIGKDYKNYAYIDELKPSPRFIEIIKEKLHCERCMVIGDGEKEMLAARRAGCVAVHISRNGRKCRYADLTITSIKELLNKNFL; encoded by the coding sequence ATGCCATGCCTCATCTTTGATGTGGATGATACCCTCGTGGAATACGTGGACTTTGATATGAGAGAGTGGTACGAGTTCATAGCGAGGCCCGTGGCTGAGAGGCATGGAATTCCGTTATCCTTTGATACATGGAAGAAGATAATTGAGGGTGAGGTGAGCAGGAGATACAGTGAAAATTACGGAGTGGAGGCATCGGTCTTCTGGAGAGAGGTGGACGAAAGGAATCTGGAGTACAGAAAAGAGATGCTTTATGAGGGAAGATTGAGAGCCTACCCAGATACGGATGTTTTGAAATCCCTGGAGGGTAAGAAGTGCGCCTGGAGCGTTTCAAGTGAGGAGTGTATAAAATTTGTGCTATCAACTTTCAACCTCCTTGATTACTTTGATTTCATCATCGGAAAGGATTACAAAAACTACGCCTACATAGACGAGTTAAAACCCTCACCAAGATTCATAGAGATAATAAAAGAGAAACTGCACTGTGAGAGATGCATGGTCATAGGGGATGGAGAGAAAGAAATGCTTGCCGCCAGGAGGGCAGGTTGTGTGGCTGTACACATAAGCAGAAACGGAAGGAAGTGCAGGTACGCGGATTTAACCATAACCTCTATTAAAGAACTGCTGAATAAAAACTTTTTATAG
- a CDS encoding isopentenyl phosphate kinase: protein MLLVKMGGSVITDKRVYRRFREDVMERIVKYLPKEDLIIVHGGGSFGHPLAKKYGITEGFSEEKTMGFAEIGRDMEDLNLRIIEILIENDIPAVSIAPHSFHIFGEEMDLHIFERFLSLGLVPVTYGDIILDSSQGINICSGDYLMLQLAREFRPEKVIFLTDVDGIYDRDPSEQGAELIEVLRRDSKVETIIKVDDVTGGVAYKISIMRKIARYSRVYVLNGFHPERIENVLNDEDFVGTVVE from the coding sequence ATGCTCCTGGTGAAGATGGGGGGAAGCGTGATAACAGATAAGAGGGTTTACAGAAGGTTCCGGGAAGATGTGATGGAGAGGATAGTCAAATATCTTCCAAAGGAGGATTTGATAATTGTGCATGGTGGAGGTTCCTTTGGTCATCCTCTGGCAAAGAAATACGGGATAACGGAGGGATTCTCAGAGGAAAAGACCATGGGATTTGCAGAGATAGGAAGGGATATGGAGGATCTTAATCTGAGGATCATAGAAATTTTGATAGAGAATGACATTCCTGCCGTATCCATTGCGCCCCATTCCTTCCATATTTTCGGAGAGGAAATGGATCTCCACATATTTGAGAGATTCCTCTCTCTGGGTTTGGTGCCCGTTACCTACGGGGATATAATCCTTGATTCTTCGCAGGGTATAAACATATGCTCTGGAGATTACCTGATGCTTCAACTTGCCAGAGAATTCAGGCCCGAGAAGGTTATATTCCTCACAGATGTGGACGGCATATACGATAGGGATCCCTCAGAACAGGGAGCAGAACTCATAGAGGTGCTGAGGAGGGATAGCAAGGTAGAGACGATCATAAAGGTGGATGATGTTACTGGAGGGGTTGCCTACAAAATATCCATCATGAGGAAAATTGCGAGGTACAGCAGGGTATATGTGCTTAATGGATTTCATCCCGAGAGGATAGAGAATGTTTTAAATGATGAAGATTTTGTAGGGACGGTGGTGGAATGA
- a CDS encoding TldD/PmbA family protein, with translation MDLEGIMAWAEKNVKAEYVEIRGEELSKLSIELKDGVFPTFTSSKSSGFGVRVLANGAWGFSSTNKFEQLKDAVEDAYRMAKASAFGRHEKIKLADIEIVQDVVRSKMKIKPKDVDIEEKVRRMKDLERCIKEAPEVASTHIRYQDASGTKILYTSEGTRIVWDMDYVWQYIWLTGKNERGMAAARDEVGSIDRGWELFEEENNEEIAKRILKKLRGQLNGVPAKRGEFPVVAGPIIVGIIAHEALGHLAEADLTINSPFRDLIGKQIAPEFVSMSDRIVENGFGNNLYDDEGTRVRDVHIIKNGVLNEIMLNREYAAKFGMRPNGHARAENYTVPPIIRMRNTVFERGDMSLEELFEGIKFGYYLVDFRGGQAEMNSSFQVGVQEGYVIRNGEIAESIRDTSISGIAIEALRQITGVGKDFGLEMGRCGKGQTAYVSSGGPHMRFDRGIVVGGQQ, from the coding sequence ATGGATTTAGAGGGCATAATGGCATGGGCCGAAAAGAATGTGAAGGCAGAATATGTAGAAATCAGGGGTGAAGAGTTATCAAAATTGAGCATTGAACTGAAGGATGGCGTTTTCCCAACATTCACCTCATCAAAATCCTCTGGCTTTGGAGTTAGAGTTCTCGCAAACGGAGCCTGGGGGTTCTCATCCACTAATAAATTTGAGCAACTGAAGGATGCGGTTGAGGATGCATACAGGATGGCGAAGGCCTCTGCCTTTGGCAGGCACGAAAAAATCAAACTGGCCGATATTGAAATTGTACAGGATGTTGTCCGCTCAAAGATGAAAATCAAGCCAAAAGATGTGGACATTGAGGAGAAGGTCAGAAGAATGAAAGATCTGGAAAGATGCATAAAAGAGGCTCCCGAAGTTGCATCCACCCACATTCGATACCAGGATGCTTCGGGAACAAAAATTCTCTACACCTCTGAGGGAACTAGAATTGTTTGGGATATGGACTATGTGTGGCAGTACATATGGCTCACGGGAAAAAACGAGAGGGGAATGGCAGCCGCCAGAGACGAGGTGGGCAGTATTGATAGGGGCTGGGAACTGTTTGAGGAGGAGAACAACGAGGAGATCGCAAAAAGGATACTCAAAAAATTGAGGGGACAACTAAACGGAGTACCTGCAAAACGCGGAGAGTTTCCCGTGGTTGCGGGACCCATAATAGTGGGAATAATAGCCCACGAGGCCCTTGGACATCTTGCAGAGGCCGACCTCACAATAAACTCTCCCTTCAGGGACTTGATAGGGAAGCAGATAGCACCTGAATTTGTAAGCATGAGTGATAGAATCGTGGAAAACGGGTTTGGAAACAACCTCTACGATGATGAGGGCACGAGGGTCAGGGATGTTCACATAATAAAGAACGGAGTACTCAATGAGATCATGCTTAATCGCGAGTATGCCGCAAAATTCGGAATGAGACCAAATGGCCATGCAAGGGCTGAGAACTACACTGTACCCCCAATAATCAGGATGAGAAACACCGTATTTGAGAGGGGGGATATGAGTCTTGAAGAACTTTTTGAAGGCATAAAATTCGGCTATTACCTCGTGGATTTCCGGGGTGGGCAGGCTGAGATGAATTCCTCATTTCAGGTGGGTGTACAGGAGGGCTATGTGATACGCAATGGAGAGATTGCAGAGAGCATAAGGGATACCTCCATAAGCGGCATAGCCATAGAGGCATTGAGGCAGATAACCGGAGTTGGAAAGGATTTCGGGCTTGAGATGGGGCGCTGCGGAAAGGGTCAGACTGCCTATGTAAGCAGCGGAGGACCCCATATGAGATTTGATCGTGGCATAGTGGTAGGTGGTCAGCAATGA
- the proS gene encoding proline--tRNA ligase, whose translation MEFPKENFSEWYNEVIEASRLVDKRYPVKGMHVWLPYGWQLMRNIDEYFRRIFTEHRHQEVYFPLLIPETEFKKEAEHIAGFENEVYWVTHGGLTPLDVKLVVRPTSETAMYPMFSLWIRSHADLPLRIFQIVNVFRYETKQTRTFIRVREVHFFESHTAHATAEESEEQIRDNIEIWKKIAEKLALPYLLVRKTDWDKFPGAAYSIGAETIMPSGRTLQIATIHQYFQNFSRAYGIEYLKEDGTHDFVHQTTFGMSERLIGAIVGIHGDDRGLVLPPEIAPIQVVIVPIVTKKKEDVLEEARKIEEELRGFFRVHLDDRDNYTPGYKFYDWELKGVPLRLEIGPRDMERGQVVLVRRDTREKLSVMREEYIDKISELLQSIQRDMRDRAEKEMMGRIKRVDTLEEIKENEEVSMVYWCGSEECGHRMEDDTEKKIIGISLENHEPGKCIVCGRETDKMVYIAKPY comes from the coding sequence ATGGAGTTTCCAAAGGAGAATTTCAGCGAGTGGTACAACGAGGTAATAGAGGCCTCGAGGCTTGTGGATAAGAGGTATCCCGTGAAGGGCATGCATGTCTGGCTTCCCTACGGCTGGCAACTTATGAGAAATATAGATGAGTACTTTCGCAGGATCTTTACAGAGCATAGGCATCAGGAGGTTTACTTTCCCCTCCTTATTCCAGAAACGGAGTTCAAGAAGGAGGCTGAGCACATTGCGGGCTTTGAAAATGAGGTTTACTGGGTTACCCACGGGGGCCTAACACCACTGGATGTCAAACTCGTAGTGAGGCCCACAAGTGAGACGGCCATGTATCCAATGTTCTCCCTGTGGATTCGCAGCCATGCGGATCTACCGCTACGCATATTTCAAATTGTGAATGTTTTCAGGTATGAGACAAAGCAAACTAGGACATTCATACGCGTTCGCGAGGTGCACTTCTTTGAGTCCCATACAGCCCATGCCACTGCGGAGGAATCCGAGGAGCAGATAAGGGACAACATTGAGATATGGAAAAAAATAGCGGAGAAACTTGCACTCCCTTATTTGCTTGTTCGCAAAACCGATTGGGACAAGTTTCCAGGAGCGGCGTATTCCATTGGGGCTGAGACCATTATGCCTTCAGGCCGCACATTGCAGATTGCAACCATACATCAGTATTTTCAGAACTTCTCAAGGGCCTATGGAATAGAGTATCTGAAGGAGGATGGAACCCATGATTTCGTGCATCAGACCACCTTTGGAATGAGTGAGAGGCTTATAGGAGCGATAGTGGGTATCCACGGAGATGATAGGGGCCTTGTTCTGCCTCCGGAGATCGCTCCAATCCAGGTAGTTATCGTTCCCATAGTCACAAAGAAAAAGGAGGATGTGCTGGAGGAGGCCAGAAAAATAGAGGAGGAATTGCGCGGATTTTTCCGTGTGCATCTGGACGACAGGGATAATTACACCCCCGGCTATAAGTTCTACGACTGGGAATTGAAAGGCGTGCCTCTGCGCCTTGAAATTGGTCCAAGAGATATGGAGAGGGGTCAGGTTGTTCTTGTGAGGAGAGATACCAGGGAAAAATTGAGTGTGATGAGGGAGGAATATATTGATAAAATTTCAGAACTCCTGCAGAGCATACAGAGGGATATGCGAGATAGGGCTGAAAAGGAGATGATGGGCAGGATAAAAAGGGTGGATACTCTTGAGGAAATAAAAGAGAATGAGGAAGTATCCATGGTTTACTGGTGCGGTTCTGAGGAATGTGGGCACAGGATGGAGGATGACACTGAGAAGAAAATAATAGGCATATCTCTGGAGAATCACGAGCCAGGAAAATGCATAGTTTGTGGAAGAGAAACGGATAAAATGGTCTACATTGCCAAACCTTACTGA
- a CDS encoding ZPR1 zinc finger domain-containing protein, translated as MVETIIDSPCPICGKKTLLYRAEELDLPHFGKCLQTTIVCKSCGFRHADVMMLEVHEPMEYKVKIKGEGDLYIKVVRSTSGTVIIPEIGAKLEPGPLSEAFITNVEGVLNRFVDILVQLLHDTPEKKGDILALLRKIGYIRHGRMEATLIIQDPLGNSAIISDKTEKRKLSEDEVRNLKLGEFTLDLKDLR; from the coding sequence ATGGTTGAAACGATTATAGATTCTCCATGCCCCATATGCGGAAAGAAAACCCTCCTTTACAGGGCGGAAGAACTTGATTTACCCCATTTTGGTAAATGTCTTCAAACTACGATAGTATGTAAGAGTTGTGGATTTCGCCACGCGGATGTGATGATGCTGGAAGTTCACGAGCCCATGGAGTACAAGGTGAAAATAAAGGGGGAGGGGGACCTTTACATAAAGGTGGTACGCTCAACATCGGGAACCGTGATAATACCTGAGATCGGTGCAAAACTGGAACCCGGGCCCTTATCGGAGGCTTTCATAACCAATGTTGAAGGTGTTTTGAATCGCTTCGTTGATATCCTTGTGCAACTCCTTCACGACACACCCGAAAAGAAGGGGGACATTCTTGCTCTTCTCAGAAAGATAGGATACATAAGGCATGGGAGAATGGAGGCCACACTGATCATTCAGGATCCCCTGGGCAACAGTGCAATAATAAGCGATAAAACGGAAAAGAGAAAACTGAGCGAGGATGAGGTCAGGAATCTAAAACTTGGAGAGTTTACATTGGACTTAAAGGATTTAAGATGA